One Bufo gargarizans isolate SCDJY-AF-19 chromosome 4, ASM1485885v1, whole genome shotgun sequence DNA window includes the following coding sequences:
- the AMOTL2 gene encoding angiomotin-like protein 2, giving the protein MRMAEDSSGTVLHRLIQEQLRYGNLSENRTLLAIQQQALRGGGGNGSPRSSLESLEQEEMQGSPSTRQEPQGQEYHCDHFYLENPMYKAYEFQHKGEELPTYEQAKAALSQYYAAQNVQNVEHVPQRQDQSLMELKHGHVRSLSERLLQMSLERNGAKSQNFMSSSHSFPQLSKQYQLSVARGQQDVGVHYRNAPPEYPTYSQPDQISGYATEQRQYSGNLPLYHQPDVRTMPDPNVQYGHMASFNAAGSHMARMDALLRENEKLRRELETYSEKAVRIQKLETEIQRISEAYDSLMKASSKRESLETAMRTKMEGEMRRMQDFNRDLRERLESANKQLAARSLENREDNQGTVSKLLAQCREQQQEKEKLEREISLLRSANEDQRRRAELLEKALSNAQSTAARTEDELRKKRAYVEKVERLQQALSQLQAACEKREQLELRLRTRLEQELKNLRAQQRQPLLKNGAQSPELSVQVLSEQLREKEERILALEADMTKWEQKYLEERTMRQFAMDAAATAAAQRDTTIINHSPRHSPNNSFNEDLLMVNHRHQEMENRIKALHGQILEKDAVIKVLQQRKPHQGPLRPAKSVPSIFTLSVSTPNSSAGRVNQCQVEAVCQSNSSPPANASILPVHLKHGSKDGSTQTDCSTELPAVTDSFLDKNTSSSEAVSTAKSSNMIEMVEILI; this is encoded by the exons ATGAGAATGGCAGAGGATTCGTCTGGAACGGTTCTACACCGTCTAATTCAAGAGCAACTGAGATATGGCAATCTTAGTGAGAATCGCACATTGTTGGCCATCCAACAACAGGCTTTGAGGGGAGGTGGGGGCAATGGAAGCCCTAGGTCGTCCCTTGAAAGCCTTGAACAAGAAGAGATGCAGGGCAGCCCTTCCACAAGGCAGGAACCTCAAGGGCAGGAGTACCACTGTGACCATTTCTACTTGGAGAACCCTATGTATAAAGCTTACGAATTCCAACATAAAGGTGAGGAGCTCCCAACCTATGAACAAGCCAAAGCTGCCCTTTCTCAATATTATGCAGCTCAGAATGTCCAGAATGTTGAACATGTTCCTCAAAGGCAAGACCAGTCCCTCATGGAGCTGAAACATGGCCATGTAAGGTCTCTCAGCGAGAGGTTGCTGCAGATGTCTCTTGAACGCAATGGCGCCAAGTCTCAAAACTTCATGAGCTCCTCACACAGCTTCCCTCAACTTTCTAAACAGTATCAGCTTTCAGTAGCTCGTGGACAACAAGATGTAGGAGTGCACTACAGAAATGCTCCACCCGAGTATCCTACTTACAGCCAACCTGACCAGATCAGTGGGTATGCAACTGAACAAAGGCAATATTCTGGAAATCTCCCATTATACCATCAGCCTGATGTCAG GACCATGCCAGATCCCAACGTACAATATGGCCATATGGCATCCTTTAATGCAGCCGGTAGTCACATGGCTCGCATGGACGCTTTGCTGCGAGAAAACGAAAAGTTGCGCAGGGAACTTGAGACTTACAGCGAAAAAGCAGTCAGAATCCAGAAG CTGGAGACAGAAATTCAGAGAATCTCCGAAGCCTATGATAGCCTGATGAAAGCATCCTCTAAGAGGGAATCACTTGAGACCGCCATGAGGACCAAGATGGAAGGAGAGATGAGACGCATGCAAGACTTTAACCGTGACCTGAGAG aACGGTTGGAATCTGCAAACAAACAACTGGCAGCCAGAAGCCTGGAGAACCGAGAGGACAACCAAGGGACAGTATCCAAGCTGCTTGCTCAGT GTCGAGAACAGCAGCAAGAGAAAGAGAAGCTGGAGAGAGAGATCAGTCTCCTGCGTAGTGCTAACGAGGACCAgcggaggagagcagagctgctAGAAAAAGCCCTCAGTAATGCTCAGTCCACAGCAGCTCGCACAGAAGATGAGCTTCGCAAGAAAAGAGCATATGTGGAAAAGGTGGAGAGGCTACAACAAGCTTTAAGCCAGCTCCAAGCTGCCTGTGAAAAGAGAGAACAACTGGAATTGCGCCTGAGGACAAGGCTTGAACAGGAGTTGAAAAATTTAAGGGCTCAGCAG AGACAACCATTGTTGAAGAATGGAGCTCAATCACCTGAACTTTCTGTCCAAGTACTGTCCGAACAGCTGAGGGAAAAAGAGGAACGGATATTGGCACTGGAGGCCGACATGACCAAGTGGGAGCAGAAGTACTTAGAAGAACGTACTATGCGCCAGTTTGCAATGGACgctgctgccactgctgctgctcagCGAGATACCACCATCATCAATCACTCACCTCGCCACTCACCAAACAATAGCTTTAATGAGGATCTCCTAATGGTCAACCATAGGCACCAAGAAATGGAGAACAG AATCAAAGCTCTTCATGGCCAGATACTAGAGAAAGATGCAGTCATCAAGGTCTTGCAGCAGCGTAAACCCCACCAAGGCCCATTGCGACCGGCTAAGTCTGTGCCCTCAATTTTCACACTATCTGTATCAACTCCAAACTCGTCCGCTGGACGAGTCAACCAGTGCCAAGTGGAAGCAG TCTGCCAGTCAAACTCTTCGCCCCCTGCCAATGCTAGCATCTTACCTGTGCACTTAAAACATGGCAGTAAAGATGGCAGCACCCAGACAGATTGTTCAACTGAACTACCAGCTGTAACAGACTCCTTTCTGGACAAGAACACATCTTCATCGG aagcTGTGTCTACTGCAAAAAGTTCCAACATGATCGAAATGGTAGAAATCCTCATCTGA